Proteins encoded in a region of the Zea mays cultivar B73 chromosome 2, Zm-B73-REFERENCE-NAM-5.0, whole genome shotgun sequence genome:
- the LOC100273624 gene encoding Tropinone reductase homolog At5g06060, translating into MAPGGSGERWSLAGATALVTGGSKGIGQAVVEELARLGARVHTCARSAADLEECRRRWAEKGLRVTVSVCDVAVRADRERLVLDTVSAAFDGKLDILVNNAALLLLKPAAEWAAEDYARIMATNLESCLHISQLAHPLLLNASVAGGASIVNVSSIASVLGFPQEVMYSVTKGGLNQMTRSLAVEWACDRIRVNCVAPGVIMTDMGKELPAALVEQERSRIPLRRTGEPEEVASLVSFLCMPAASYVTGQVIFVDGGRTISGA; encoded by the exons ATGGCGCCAGGAGGCAGCGGCGAGCGGTGGAGCCTGGCCGGCGCGACAGCGCTGGTCACCGGTGGCAGCAAGGGGATCGGGCAAGCCGTCGTGGAGGAGCTGGCCAGGCTCGGCGCGCGCGTGCACACGTGCGCCCGCAGCGCGGCGGACCTGGAGGAGTGCCGCCGGCGGTGGGCCGAGAAGGGGCTCCGCGTCACCGTCTCCGTGTGCGACGTCGCCGTGCGCGCCGACCGGGAGAGGCTCGTCCTGGACACGGTCAGCGCGGCCTTCGACGGCAAGCTCGATATCCTG GTCAACAACGCTGCGCTGCTGCTGCTCAAGCCGGCGGCGGAGTGGGCGGCGGAGGACTACGCGCGGATCATGGCGACCAACCTGGAGTCGTGCTTGCACATCTCCCAGCTCGCGCACCCGCTGCTCCTCAACGCCTCCGTCGCCGGAGGGGCGAGCATCGTCAACGTCTCCTCCATCGCCAGCGTCCTTGGCTTCCCGCAGGAAGTTATGTACAGCGTCACCAAAG GAGGACTGAATCAGATGACGAGAAGTCTAGCTGTGGAGTGGGCCTGCGATAGGATCCGTGTGAACTGCGTCGCGCCGGGCGTGATCATGACGGACATGGGTAAAGAGCTACCGGCGGCGTTGGTGGAGCAGGAGCGGTCACGCATCCCGCTGCGGCGGACCGGCGAGCCGGAGGAGGTGGCGTCCCTGGTGTCGTTCCTCTGCATGCCGGCGGCGTCCTACGTCACCGGGCAGGTCATCTTCGTCGACGGCGGCCGGACCATTAGTGGCGCCTGA
- the LOC103648190 gene encoding F-box protein At5g07610-like isoform X1 gives MEDRSSKQAGVAVVADLHDDLLVEILSRVPAKSICRFKCVSKAWLDLIAGPDHRKKLRQPMQGLIFMNPEKDRHSFSFLDLPLTVGSVPLDVADPAGFISFLTEQPGIHRLVLLDSCNGLILFQHLMELPHYNSLGYVVCNPTTKQWRAVPEPDCSSHVPINYTYLAFDPTVSSHFHLVRFKKNREYMEPMSVHAYSSKTGIWTYSQTEKEEEEWQNQVYLSISNRCAFVNGFLHLLVWGSNKMQILIVDVQGRPRRMIRLPDVAAGNCEGCYCVYFGQSQGHLHCITKQLFDFNEEKYELSIWALQDYDAQEWVLKDTVSSLQLFGGNCPTSVALELYSEVASMHLDRNVVFFFSHCERRFIAYDMDSKEVSVFSSSKAIHRWKVGCYVPCFSPAPLK, from the coding sequence ATGGAGGACCGCAGCTCCAAGCAGGCAGGCGTGGCCGTGGTGGCCGACCTCCACGACGACCTCCTTGTGGAGATCCTCTCCCGCGTCCCCGCCAAGTCCATCTGCCGGTTCAAGTGCGTGTCCAAGGCCTGGCTCGACCTCATTGCCGGTCCCGACCACCGTAAGAAGCTCCGCCAACCCATGCAGGGACTCATCTTCATGAATCCAGAGAAGGACCGCCACAGCTTCAGCTTCCTGGACCTGCCACTGACAGTAGGATCCGTGCCTCTGGACGTTGCCGACCCTGCAGGCTTCATCTCCTTCCTGACGGAACAGCCTGGGATCCATCGCCTCGTCTTACTGGATTCCTGCAATGGCCTGATCCTATTCCAGCACCTTATGGAGCTGCCGCACTACAACAGTTTGGGCTATGTCGTGTGCAACCCGACCACGAAGCAATGGCGAGCCGTGCCCGAGCCCGACTGCAGCTCCCATGTACCAATAAACTACACATATTTGGCTTTTGATCCGACTGTATCCTCCCACTTCCACTTGGTCCGGTTCAAAAAGAATCGCGAGTACATGGAGCCCATGTCGGTGCATGCTTACTCGTCTAAAACTGGGATATGGACCTATAGCCAAActgagaaagaagaagaagagtgGCAGAATCAGGTCTACTTATCTATAAGCAATCGATGCGCCTTTGTTAATGGCTTCCTGCATTTGCTAGTTTGGGGCTCGAACAAAATGCAGATACTCATTGTAGATGTACAAGGACGTCCAAGAAGGATGATCAGACTGCCAGACGTGGCTGCTGGTAATTGTGAGGGATGCTACTGTGTTTACTTTGGCCAATCCCAGGGGCATCTGCACTGCATTACTAAACAACTATTCGACTTCAACGAAGAGAAATACGAGCTGTCCATCTGGGCTCTTCAGGACTACGATGCACAAGAGTGGGTGCTCAAGGACACTGTGAGCTCCCTCCAGCTCTTTGGAGGAAATTGTCCCACAAGTGTCGCATTGGAGTTGTACAGCGAGGTGGCCAGCATGCATCTCGATCGCAATGTGGTCTTCTTCTTTTCACACTGTGAACGGAGATTCATAGCATATGACATGGACAGTAAGGAAGTGAGTGTTTTCAGCAGTTCCAAAGCTATACACAGGTGGAAGGTTGGTTGCTATGTTCCTTGTTTCTCACCGGCGCCTCTCAAATAA